From Pseudomonadales bacterium, a single genomic window includes:
- a CDS encoding ATP-binding protein has product MGSLKIISADERLSQAKGAKILIVGQSGIGKTSLLKTVDPASTLFVDLEAGDLAIGKTPIDQVSPETWQDCRNLAVFLAGPDPQAKADDVYGKEHYDHAVELYGDTDLGKYSTYFVDSLTVASRLCLRWAQQQPESTNAKGVPDMRSAYGTLGREMVSFVTQLQSARAKNVVFVCLLDELTDEFKRTSYGLQLEGGKSKREVPSIVDEVITMAIHGKTHDDPGYRVFFTNNANVPGYPAKDRSGKLDAIEEPHLGKLIEKVLA; this is encoded by the coding sequence ATGGGTTCACTAAAAATTATATCAGCCGACGAGCGCTTGAGTCAGGCTAAAGGCGCAAAAATCCTTATCGTAGGTCAATCCGGTATCGGTAAGACCAGCCTGCTTAAGACCGTAGACCCGGCCTCTACGTTGTTTGTGGACTTAGAGGCTGGAGACCTTGCCATAGGCAAGACGCCAATAGACCAAGTATCGCCCGAGACGTGGCAAGACTGCCGCAACCTCGCCGTGTTCCTAGCCGGACCAGACCCGCAAGCAAAGGCAGACGACGTATATGGGAAAGAGCATTACGACCATGCCGTTGAGCTGTATGGAGACACCGATCTCGGTAAGTATAGCACTTACTTTGTTGATAGCCTTACTGTGGCTTCACGTCTTTGCCTTCGTTGGGCACAGCAACAACCAGAAAGCACAAACGCAAAGGGAGTTCCTGATATGCGTTCTGCTTACGGTACTCTTGGTCGCGAAATGGTTAGCTTTGTCACTCAGTTGCAGTCTGCCCGCGCTAAGAATGTTGTCTTTGTCTGCCTGCTAGACGAGCTGACAGACGAGTTCAAGCGCACTAGCTACGGGCTGCAGCTTGAGGGTGGCAAATCTAAGCGTGAAGTACCCAGCATTGTTGATGAGGTAATCACTATGGCTATTCACGGCAAGACGCACGATGACCCCGGTTACCGCGTGTTCTTCACTAATAACGCCAACGTACCCGGCTACCCTGCAAAGGATCGTTCGGGCAAGCTGGACGCAATCGAAGAGCCGCACCTAGGCAAACTGATTGAAAAAGTGCTTGCGTAA
- a CDS encoding helix-turn-helix domain-containing protein, with the protein MLTAERDFYREQVQELLNDAAPKIYTLGFSPQECRILNLLMRTPGQTRSHEAVMIAAGTDAEKDAVRTGRVLVSKIRRKLIDLGVGKGAITRGDRYGYTMTHEAAHMIGELIEGGVCE; encoded by the coding sequence ATGCTAACCGCAGAGCGAGACTTTTACCGCGAGCAAGTGCAAGAGTTGCTAAATGATGCCGCGCCAAAAATTTATACGCTAGGCTTCTCGCCGCAAGAGTGCCGAATTCTCAATTTGCTAATGCGGACGCCCGGCCAGACGCGCTCGCACGAGGCGGTCATGATTGCCGCCGGCACGGACGCAGAAAAGGACGCGGTGCGAACGGGGCGGGTTCTAGTATCAAAGATACGGCGCAAGCTGATAGATTTAGGCGTAGGCAAAGGCGCGATAACTCGCGGCGACAGATACGGCTACACCATGACACACGAAGCGGCCCACATGATAGGCGAACTAATAGAAGGAGGTGTGTGTGAGTAA